The following is a genomic window from Caproiciproducens sp. CPB-2.
CCAGCGGCGCGGGAAAAAATTCCAGGGACCTCGTATACGTCAGCGGCGGCCTCGGGCTGGGCGCGGGCATTATCCTGAACGGAGAGCTTTACGGGGGGAGCGCCAACTGCGCCGGTGAGATCGCGAACGAGATCACCATTCAAAACGAGACGGCCCGCGCGCGCGGGATGTCCTTCAACAATCTGGGCGGCTCGGCCAACATCCACGGACTGACGGACAAAATCCGCAGGGAAGCGCCGCAGAGCACGCGGGACGCTTTTGCCGCCCTCGGGAAAAGCCCCGAAAAGATCGGATTCAAGGATATTATCCGGGTGTGGCGGGACGGCGACCCGTTCCTGAAAGCATGTGTGGACGACATTGCGGTCATTATCGGCGGAAGCATTTCCAACATTGTCTGTCTGCTGAACTGCGATCTGGTGATATTCGGCGGGGAATATACCGTTTTTCACGCGCAGATGCTTCCGATCATCAACCGGATCGTGCGGGAAAACGCGTTTGCCCCGGTACAGGTGGTTCCCGCCCTGCTGGAAAAGAATTCGGGAATATACGGCCTTTTTGCGCTGTCCAAAGAGGTGATCTTCGACAGGCTGTGCAACCAGGGCCACGAACGTACATAATGTATTTTTTAACGGCGTACCGCAAAATCCGATCATTGCAGGATAGGACCCGCTTATTCAACGTTTATGCTGTGTCCGCCGTGAAATTGCCGAAACAGAAACAATTGTCGTTTCAATAGCCGAGGGTTTCATTTACAAGGATGATTTTGAATCGGTTTTTGTCAAAGTTGCCGGTAATAAGGACAAAATCGTTGCAGATCCGCTGCTCGTGGCGGCAGTCGACACACCGGCCGAGCTTTGCGCAGGGGGTGTTTTTGCCAAGCCTTTTCGCGTCCAGGGGCGCCGCGACCTGTCGGGCGCGCTCCACCGCTTCCTGCACGGAGCCGACGATTTTATTTACCCCGATGACAACGATCACCTGTTTCGGGCCGTACACCATAGGGGCCACCCGGCTGCCGTTTCCGTCGATGTTGAACAGCCTGCCGTCCCGGGTCACCGCGTTTGTGCCGGTAAGGAACGTGTCCGCGGAAAAGTTTTTAATGTAGAGCTCCCGCTTTTCTTCCGGGGAGAGCCCTTCGCGGTATTTGTCGAGGAAAACAAAATCCCCGTTCCGCAGAAAATCATACACGCCGAGCTGCTCCAGCGTGACGGAATCCCCGCATCCGACCGTTTCTCCGGGACGGAGGAGCTTTGAAAGCAGTCCGGTTACCTCCTCGCGGCTTTCCGCGAAATAACCCGTCATTCGGTTTCTTTGCAGCTGACGGAGGGTCTGTTCGATTTTATCGTCCATTCGTTTCACCCGCATTCGATAGAATAACAGTATTATACCACAGGCGCAGCGCGCCGTCGCGGGTCATTTATAAATCGGAACGGCAAAGCTCCATGAGCGACCGGTTCATTTCATCAAATCCCTGCTCGGAGGAAAGGACCACCAGATAGTCGCCGGGCAGAATCTGTGTTTCCCCGTTGGGGACCAGCTCCTTTTTTCCCCTGTGCAGGGATACGATCAGCGCGCCCTCCGGCCAGCCGACGTCTTTCACCTTTTTTCTGGCAACCTTAGAGCCAAGCTCCACCGGAATTTCAATGATGGCGCCCGCCTTTTTCCCGCCGGCGCTATCCTTTTCCTCATCGGTCAGCCGTTCCAGCAGCACCTCGTAAACCGGGGAGATTTTCAGCACATCGGAGGTAAGCAGCGCAATAAAAGCGACTGCCGCGACCGGCAGCAGGTGTACCAGCGAACCCGTCATTTCCGCCATCAGCAGGATGCTGGTGACGGGCGCTTTTACGGAGCCGGACATGGCTCCCGCCATTGCGCAGACGCAGAACGCGGGAATATAGTCCGCCGACAGGCCCCATACGGTAATCATTTTCCCGAAAATACACCCGGTCATGGCCCCCAGGGAGAGGATGGGCATAAAAATACCGCCGGGAATCCCGCTTCCGAAACAGACACAGGTAAAGGCGAGCTTCATAACCAGATAGATCCCCAGCAGGGAAATGCTGATCTGGGCGCTTTCGGACAGCTTGATCAGATTCTGGCCGCCGCCCAGCACCTGGGGAATCAGCAGCCCGCAGGGCAGGGCAAGAAGCAGCGCGGCGCCGGGACGCAGAAAAGCGGGCAGCTTCGCGTAGAGCAGGCTAATGTCCAGCAGGCCCTTGTTGGCAGCGGCCCCCACAATTCCGGAGAGAATCCCAAGAGGCAGCAGCAGGCCGTAATATCGGATGGGCAACTGTGGGATGTCTGTATAATTCAGCACCGGCTTCAGCCCGAAAAAATATTTTGATACCAGATCGGCCGTCAGCGCGGCCGTGGTTGCGCCAATCAGGATATTGGGGGAAAAAGTCCGGTGAATTTCCTCCAGCGCAAACATAATCCCGGACAGCGGCGCGTTAAACGCTGCCGAAAGACCGGCCGAAGCGCCCGCGGTAATCAGACAGTTTTCCTCCAGCTTGTTTTTTCCGGCCTTCTTTGCGAACGCCTGGCTGCCGGCGGCCCCGATCTGGATGGACGGACCTTCCCTGCCCAGAGAAACGCCGAAAAAAGACGTCAGGATTCCCGCCAGATAACGCACAAGCAGTACGGTGTGCCATTTGATTTTCATTCCGAACAGGACGATTCCCGCAACCTGCGGAATTCCGCTCCCCTTCGCGTACGGCTCCAGCTTTACCAGCCGGTAGGTAAGGTATCCTGCAATCGCGATAAAGAGCATCCACGGAACGATATAGATCGGATGCAGCCGTAAAAACTGATACGCCTCCAGCGATTTTTCGGTGCCGAATTCAATCCCCAGGCGGTAAAGCGTCACCAGAAGCCCCGCGATCATTCCGGCAATGATTCCCTTATAGGTAACGCTCCATTTCAGTCTGTTCAGATCGGACAGTATTTGATACATTCTCGATTTTTCCATTTGTCTGCGCGCCTCCACTTTCTTTGCAAATTATACCATAAATTCCGGTGAAGGGAATCCTTTCAAAAGAATGTAAGGTCAAGTTGACATAAATGCATTCCTATGCTACTATATATGTAAGGTAAACTTTACTTTGGAGGGCTGAATGTGAGAAACAGAGTCAAAGAGCTTCGGGAGCTGTTTGGGCTGACCCAGGAGCAGCTGGGCGAGCTGGTGGGCGCGTCCAGACAGGCGATCAATGCGGTTGAAACCGGAAAGAATGAGCCTTCCGTCTGGCTTGCGTACGATATCGCAAGGGTATTCGGTGAGCCGATTGAGAGCGTGTTTTTGTTTGAAGACAGTGAGAGGAAATCGAGGGCGGAATCGAGCAGGAGGGTGACAGATGGCGTTGCGGCAAATCAGAACGTTTGATGATGAAATTCTTCGTAAGGTCTGCAAACCCGTTGCCGAGGTGGACGGCCATATCCGCCAGCTTCTCGACGATATGGCGGAGACAATGTACCATGCCCCGAACGGCGGCGGTCTGGCCGCAAATCAGGTCGGGATCCTAAGGCGTTTAGTCGTCGCCGATATGGGGGAAGGGCTCTTTAAGCTGGTGAATCCTGAAATCGTGGAAGAAAGCGGCGAGCAGACGGTGATCGAGGGATGCCTGAGCTTCCCCGGTATCTGGGGCCGGTTGAAAAGACCGTCCCATGTCGTGGTAAAGGCTTTGGATGAAAACGGAAAGCCAATCGTTTTGGATGTCACGGGAGAGATGGCAAAATGCCTCTGTCACGAAATCGACCATCTGAACGGGATTGTCTTTACGGAAAAAATTCTGGAGTATGTCAATATTGAAGAAATTGAAGAACAGGAATAAGATCCTGAAAACAGTTTGAGGCCGCCATGCTTTGGCGGCCTCTTTTATAACAGGGGCCGTCCTCCGGAGGACGGCCCCTGAATCCGATCACGCGCTGCGCTTTCCTTCCACATTCTTAAATCCGTACTCGCAGTCCCTATTCGGCCAGCCAGTGCCGGACGGCTCCGACGGGGACATCCATCCGTGCGGCCACCTGTTCCGGAGTCATACCGCTCGCGGCAAAGCGGCGCGCCACCGTCGTCATTTCCTCTCCCACTTCGATAATGTTGCGGTCGGGGTCATAAAAGCGTACCACCCGCTGCCCCCAGGCGTGTTCTTTCGGCGGGTGAACGTATTCGATTCCCGGGTGGGACGCGAGCTTCTCCAGAAAACGGTCCATGTCGGATTCCTCAAAGTACAGCTCGGCGGCGTTGTGCCCCAGGGTGATTTCCGTTTCCTCCCTGTGCAGGAACGTCTTCCAGGTATCCAGCGTCTGTAAAGCGACGCAGTCGGACAGCGTAACGTTCGCGCCGAAGTCGGCGGTTACTTCCATTTCCAGCAGTCCGCAGTAAAATTGTTTGGAACGCGCCATATCGCGCACGGCAATGAGCGCACAATTGTATCTCATAATCAGTCCTCCGGCAAATCAATCAGGTATTCCTTAGTTTAGCATGTTTGAAGGGCTTTGTACAATTGAAATCATTTTTCGGAAAGCCGTGCAAGCTCCTCCAGAATCCCCATAAATTCCGGTTTCCCCTTCAGAAAATCAAACGCGGGGTTTTCCTTCACCATCCGGCAGGCACAGCGGTTCAGATAGCTTTCGGAATAGGGCGTTTCACGCATCTCGATGCTGTCGAAAAAGGGACTTGCTTTCACCGCTTCCAAATCGAGCGGCGTGCGTGCGCACGTCACAAAGTCATGCAGCGCGTCCAGTGTTTCCCGTACTTTCCCCTCCTCCGCACAGCACTGTGCGATCATCAGATAATGGTTCAGGTTCTGTCCGTAAAGCTTATCCCGGTCAAACATCCGGAAAAGCCGAAGGCTCAGGTCCTCCATTTTCAGGGCAAGAGGATAGTCCTTCTCTTTTTTCGCAAGGTTTGAAAGGGTCCCCAGCGCAATGTCGCAGGCGGTCAGGTGGTTTGCCAGTAAATATTGCGCCGTCTGTTTGGATTTTTTTAGATCGCCCATCGCGTAATACACGGAAACCTTCATCGCCGCGGGGTCCGTGACCGGCTGGTGGATCTGCTCCAGCGCCTTCAGCGCATCCCCGTAGCGTTCCTTCTGCATCAGCAGGGCGCACAGACTTTGCCAGGCTGCCTCCCGGGTGGAAACGTCCTCGCTTTTTGCCGCGTCCCGCATCAGTGCCTCCGCCTGTTTCAGCAGACCTTCGGCTTCTTCTTCCGTCCGGGCGCAGGGGGTGTGCATCATGCAGACGCTGCCCAGGCGCAGCTTCAAAAGCGCACTGTTGGGATATTCCTTTCGGTATTTTTCAGCCAATGCCACCGCGTGCTCAAAGGAACCCCGTTCAAATTCCCGGGAGCACTGCCCGCAGAGGTCCATGACCTGCTCCTCCGACAGCTGCGGCTCAAACCCGAGCAGGCCGTCCACCGTGACGTCCAGCAGGCGGGCAAGGGGAGCGAGCAGCGTGATATCCGGATAGGCGCCGCCGGTTTCCCATTTGGAAACCGCCGCGATGGAGACCCCAAGGGCGGACGCCAGCTGTTCCTGGGTCAGACCCAGGGACTTTCGTTTGTCCTGAATGTTCTTTCCGATGGATAATTCCATATCGTTTTCCTCGCTTTCCGGAACGGGTTCTTCCTGTTATCAGTATAACCGCCTGTCGGGAAAGCCGCAATGGAATCGCAGTTGAATTTTTTCTCTGATTTTTAACCGGCGGTTAAAAAATTCAACCGGCGGTGACAGAAAATCATATTTTTTACTTTTGATGGATATCACTTAGTATCCTCCTCTTCGTTTGTCATTCTGACGGATGAACTTTCTTGCTTTTTTCATCCCGCCCACGTCCTCAAACATGCCGTTTAACTTTTCATTTTCAATCTGCCTTGAGGAAAGTCCGTCGTAACGGGCTTCCCGCTTCAGCTTCCGGTAGCTTTCCAGCCGCCTGGCGTCCAGCGTTCCCGCCTCCAGCGCCTTCAAAACCGCGCAGCCGGGTTCCGCGGTGTGGGTGCAGTCCCGGAAACGGCATTGGGAAGATAAGTCGTCGATGTCGGAAAAGGACCGGGACAGGTCGACGGTTTCCACCCCAAGCTCGCGCATGCCGGGGGTGTCGATGACAATACCGCCCTGCGGCAGAACCAGAAGGTCCCTTCGGGTGGTGGTGTGCCGCCCCTTGTCGTCCTGACGGATACCGGAGGTACGGAGCAGATCTTCCCCGGCGAGCCGGTTGATCAGGGTGGATTTGCCGACGCCGGACGACCCGATGAAGGACGCCGTCATGCCCGGCTGCAGATAGGGCAGCAGCCTGTCGCAGGAGCTCTGATCGCAGCGGGAGGTGACGACCACGTCGGTACCCGGAGCGGCCGACGTGATTTCAGCCACTGCGCTTTGTAAATCCGCGCAAAGGTCGGCTTTCGTCAGCACGACGACGGGAACCGCCCCGCCGCTCCATGCCACGGACAAATAGCGTTCCAGGCGGCTCGGGTTGCAGTCGTGGTTCAGAGACATGCAGATCAATACGGTGTCGATGTTGGCGGCCACCACCTGCGCTTGCTGCCCGCCGCCCGCGGCCTTCCGTTCAAAAACGCTGCTGCGCGGCAGCACCCGATGGACGACCGCGTCGCCGGAGCCGCCGCCGGTGCGGTCCGCCATGACAAAGTCGCCTACCGCCGGATACCGGGACGGTTCGGCCGCCTCATAACGGAACCTGCCGGAAACCCCGGCAAAGCATTCGCCGTCCTCCGTGATGATTTTATATCGGTCTTTATATTGGGATACGACTCTCGCCAGATGCAGGCCGGGATAGAGAGCCGCCTCTGCAAACCGGCGCTCCTTCGCGCCGTAACGGATCAGCTGATTCAATGGATTGCACCTCGTCATTCAAATTTTTTCTTTTTTTAGACAAGATGGAACACGAATTGCGGCAAAACAAAAGGGCATAGTTTCAAAACTATGCCCAAGCAGTGCTTTATCAAATAAAAAAGCCCGTTTGTCACAGTTCTGCATAAAACCTGATTGCACAGCAAACAAAGCGATTGATGATATCGCCTTTTCAGCC
Proteins encoded in this region:
- a CDS encoding ROK family transcriptional regulator, producing the protein MNIKQTVDQTHIRSINQRVILDKIYSDEPISRAELARELFISKSAMTENIAALLNMGIIQEFGEGVSMSSGGRKPILLKFNKTYQYMIAIELNFEDPIFVLANLGGEIINKFTVNISNDSPYATRLELVLNAVRLLLSSNNLTSGDLAIIAISCPGIYDPVNRTFFANSNFANWNMGDFSRQMEECFGTSVLVVNDVNAAAVGEFTSGAGKNSRDLVYVSGGLGLGAGIILNGELYGGSANCAGEIANEITIQNETARARGMSFNNLGGSANIHGLTDKIRREAPQSTRDAFAALGKSPEKIGFKDIIRVWRDGDPFLKACVDDIAVIIGGSISNIVCLLNCDLVIFGGEYTVFHAQMLPIINRIVRENAFAPVQVVPALLEKNSGIYGLFALSKEVIFDRLCNQGHERT
- a CDS encoding lactate utilization protein, giving the protein MDDKIEQTLRQLQRNRMTGYFAESREEVTGLLSKLLRPGETVGCGDSVTLEQLGVYDFLRNGDFVFLDKYREGLSPEEKRELYIKNFSADTFLTGTNAVTRDGRLFNIDGNGSRVAPMVYGPKQVIVVIGVNKIVGSVQEAVERARQVAAPLDAKRLGKNTPCAKLGRCVDCRHEQRICNDFVLITGNFDKNRFKIILVNETLGY
- a CDS encoding ClC family H(+)/Cl(-) exchange transporter, which gives rise to MEKSRMYQILSDLNRLKWSVTYKGIIAGMIAGLLVTLYRLGIEFGTEKSLEAYQFLRLHPIYIVPWMLFIAIAGYLTYRLVKLEPYAKGSGIPQVAGIVLFGMKIKWHTVLLVRYLAGILTSFFGVSLGREGPSIQIGAAGSQAFAKKAGKNKLEENCLITAGASAGLSAAFNAPLSGIMFALEEIHRTFSPNILIGATTAALTADLVSKYFFGLKPVLNYTDIPQLPIRYYGLLLPLGILSGIVGAAANKGLLDISLLYAKLPAFLRPGAALLLALPCGLLIPQVLGGGQNLIKLSESAQISISLLGIYLVMKLAFTCVCFGSGIPGGIFMPILSLGAMTGCIFGKMITVWGLSADYIPAFCVCAMAGAMSGSVKAPVTSILLMAEMTGSLVHLLPVAAVAFIALLTSDVLKISPVYEVLLERLTDEEKDSAGGKKAGAIIEIPVELGSKVARKKVKDVGWPEGALIVSLHRGKKELVPNGETQILPGDYLVVLSSEQGFDEMNRSLMELCRSDL
- a CDS encoding helix-turn-helix transcriptional regulator, coding for MRNRVKELRELFGLTQEQLGELVGASRQAINAVETGKNEPSVWLAYDIARVFGEPIESVFLFEDSERKSRAESSRRVTDGVAANQNV
- the def gene encoding peptide deformylase; this encodes MALRQIRTFDDEILRKVCKPVAEVDGHIRQLLDDMAETMYHAPNGGGLAANQVGILRRLVVADMGEGLFKLVNPEIVEESGEQTVIEGCLSFPGIWGRLKRPSHVVVKALDENGKPIVLDVTGEMAKCLCHEIDHLNGIVFTEKILEYVNIEEIEEQE
- a CDS encoding VOC family protein; this translates as MRYNCALIAVRDMARSKQFYCGLLEMEVTADFGANVTLSDCVALQTLDTWKTFLHREETEITLGHNAAELYFEESDMDRFLEKLASHPGIEYVHPPKEHAWGQRVVRFYDPDRNIIEVGEEMTTVARRFAASGMTPEQVAARMDVPVGAVRHWLAE
- a CDS encoding helix-turn-helix domain-containing protein; the encoded protein is MELSIGKNIQDKRKSLGLTQEQLASALGVSIAAVSKWETGGAYPDITLLAPLARLLDVTVDGLLGFEPQLSEEQVMDLCGQCSREFERGSFEHAVALAEKYRKEYPNSALLKLRLGSVCMMHTPCARTEEEAEGLLKQAEALMRDAAKSEDVSTREAAWQSLCALLMQKERYGDALKALEQIHQPVTDPAAMKVSVYYAMGDLKKSKQTAQYLLANHLTACDIALGTLSNLAKKEKDYPLALKMEDLSLRLFRMFDRDKLYGQNLNHYLMIAQCCAEEGKVRETLDALHDFVTCARTPLDLEAVKASPFFDSIEMRETPYSESYLNRCACRMVKENPAFDFLKGKPEFMGILEELARLSEK
- the rsgA gene encoding ribosome small subunit-dependent GTPase A, which translates into the protein MNQLIRYGAKERRFAEAALYPGLHLARVVSQYKDRYKIITEDGECFAGVSGRFRYEAAEPSRYPAVGDFVMADRTGGGSGDAVVHRVLPRSSVFERKAAGGGQQAQVVAANIDTVLICMSLNHDCNPSRLERYLSVAWSGGAVPVVVLTKADLCADLQSAVAEITSAAPGTDVVVTSRCDQSSCDRLLPYLQPGMTASFIGSSGVGKSTLINRLAGEDLLRTSGIRQDDKGRHTTTRRDLLVLPQGGIVIDTPGMRELGVETVDLSRSFSDIDDLSSQCRFRDCTHTAEPGCAVLKALEAGTLDARRLESYRKLKREARYDGLSSRQIENEKLNGMFEDVGGMKKARKFIRQNDKRRGGY